One stretch of Zingiber officinale cultivar Zhangliang chromosome 6B, Zo_v1.1, whole genome shotgun sequence DNA includes these proteins:
- the LOC121989683 gene encoding uncharacterized protein LOC121989683 has protein sequence MNDPSQALNRSFGIWPPPRPPVEDPMGFSNPPARLPPPFAAPGGAMPSRMNWKAKKDADKRKMATGGSGGGGAVPMGGGLPSLGGVPAGGGVSSYKPPTLNELQFQNRVKARRFYQKKKFSRSAPFAPRNTTSFIIRAKKSGGIASQVSPYPVTPAVLPTPKLSPTREVLADMVKEEWGVDGYGSMKGRIRLRSPSGGYEIRPYGGGGEDDLVDEEGSSESDVEEHLEVERRLDHDVSRFEMVYPREQYGLESAADLLESRVDDQDARIARLEEENLTLKERLFLVEREMGELRRRLQLLKPHGGLLEKELSANTNDDANNNKNNNSDSGNAMEAPPPEVDDDGEECSAGSSGNPHWNE, from the coding sequence ATGAACGACCCGTCGCAGGCGTTGAACCGAAGCTTCGGGATCTGGCCTCCCCCGCGACCGCCGGTGGAGGATCCGATGGGGTTCTCGAATCCTCCCGCCAGGCTTCCTCCGCCCTTCGCCGCACCCGGAGGAGCCATGCCTAGCCGGATGAACTGGAAGGCTAAGAAAGACGCCGACAAACGCAAGATGGCGACGGGCGGCAGCGGTGGAGGCGGAGCGGTCCCCATGGGTGGTGGACTGCCGTCGCTTGGTGGTGTGCCCGCCGGTGGAGGCGTCTCCAGCTACAAACCTCCGACCCTCAACGAGCTCCAGTTCCAGAACCGCGTCAAGGCTCGCAGGTTCTACCAAAAGAAGAAATTTTCGCGCTCCGCCCCCTTCGCCCCCCGCAACACAACCTCCTTCATCATCCGCGCCAAGAAGTCCGGCGGAATCGCGTCGCAGGTCTCCCCGTACCCCGTCACGCCCGCGGTCCTCCCGACCCCCAAGCTCTCTCCCACTCGCGAGGTCCTGGCTGACATGGTCAAGGAGGAGTGGGGCGTTGACGGCTACGGCTCCATGAAAGGGCGGATCCGCCTCCGATCGCCGAGCGGCGGCTACGAGATCCGTccgtacggcggcggcggcgaagaTGACCTGGTGGACGAGGAGGGGTCGAGCGAGAGCGACGTGGAGGAGCACCTGGAAGTGGAACGGCGGCTGGACCACGACGTGAGCCGGTTCGAGATGGTCTACCCACGGGAACAGTACGGCCTGGAGTCGGCGGCGGACTTGTTGGAGAGCAGGGTGGACGACCAGGACGCCCGCATCGCGAGGCTGGAGGAGGAGAACCTGACGCTAAAGGAGAGGCTTTTCCTGGTGGAGAGGGAGATGGGCGAGCTGAGGCGGCGGCTGCAGTTGCTCAAGCCTCACGGCGGCCTCCTCGAGAAGGAGCTTAGCGCGAACACTAACGACGATGCGAACAACAACAAGAACAACAACAGCGACAGCGGCAACGCAATGGAGGCGCCTCCGCCGGAAGTTGACGACGACGGCGAGGAGTGCTCGGCCGGGAGCAGCGGCAATCCACACTGGAATGAGTGA